The DNA sequence GGATTGATTAACTTTAATCTTAAACACACACTACACACATATctctaatttaataaaacataaatatataatatatgagttattaagttataaattattaataaagcacaaaaaatgaaaatgaaacgTTACATTATgctaaatgattttaaaaaactaaataatgaatagaaaatataatgaataatttttagttgtaatttttttatgaagaaaaaaaaaattgttatactTAAGTTAATGTAAACTTGTAATTAGCTCTTGGTTTAAATTCTGAAGATACATATCggaataataagaataattagCAATTCAGACTAAGAAAACTTGGTATATAATTCAGTTATACTTATCTcgattaaattttagaaaaattatactttgactctcatcttttaattattgatgttactaatgtggattattgattatttaaaaaaaaatagtgatacaTTAATCAATGACATACATTAAACTACATCAGAAAGTaaaggatgaaaaaaaaaatcataatatcattgtcctaaattttattttaaactattaaatttatcaccaacaaaaaataaccattaaaaAACAGCTCAATTAAATAATGTTGGTTTAGATATGCTTttgttaaacaaaataaaataattgaaatttactATATAACAGTTTAGCACcttcttaatttcattttaaggaaaaaaatgagtttATTGCTTAATTTTGCTATCATTTATTTATGTCATTGAACGTAATACTGGCATATTCATTTAATACACCGAATAACGAAAATCAACGAattagaatacaaaataaacgAATGTTTCAAAATTGcggattgaattaaaattacaagtttttataaatttgcagaaaaaaaaaattcaaagttgTTTCACCCTAAATTGCTTAAAATAACATTGTTATATGATCACTGTATTTACaagatatgtttattttgaatttccGAAACTCAATCACATTACAAAAGgtataagtataaatataaatataaataaaataaacagtgaaattattattttgattaactGCATAACgacatattttgaaattaaaaaaaatgtcatttaaaaaaataatatttgaactcatttatttatttttaaatcaatcactTTTAAATCATCGCAACATGTTAATAAGaaagatcaaaataaaaaatttaaagttgattgaagaaatagattaaaattatattaaaaaggttaaaaaaaatggatgaaaatatatatagagataaatgtaatttttccataattaaatattttgacatCTGttaggaagaagaaaaaaaagtgacagCAGCATTTGATAATAGAATGTGTCTTTTGTAGTTGGTTTTGTGTTCCAAAGCAGGCCTACCTCAGTAACTCGCCGTATATTTTGGCTTTTGCATGCAACTCTAGTTCCTGTCTTACAAACATTATTTCTACCCTTTAACATACAAACATTCAAATTACTACTACACTCATTCAAATAAATGCCTGCAATTCATAACAAATTCTTCGCaatatttctaatttctttttattaataaatctaaatatttgttATCCATAGATGTTTGATGAGTAAAAAGGAGGACATatcgttaattttttttatttaattgaagaAGATTTCGAAAATATCATTtcaataaattgataaaatttattatattttatttttccctttGCCGCTCCTCATATCATGGGTCTAGGAATCAAACCCCACTTTTATAATTGTGTTAGGCCTTAGCCTTGGGGTAGGACCCAGGAGTTAGAGCCTCCCCTTAAAGCatctcttttttgttttccttataaaactgatttaaaataataaatataatattaacttttatcAATATTGAGAAATGTAAGATAAACGAATAAAAAGAGAGGACAAAAGGGTGAAATTTTCTggattcaataatttaaaattcttttaaaccaattaattttttggttCGGTAAAGAAATTGAGTAACAAAGTTCGTACATTATCTTAATTTCAGATATATTTAAATCtccttttgtttttataaacttttttttaatcaacaaCCAGTGTAATCAGTTGCCATGCTAAATGTTCGTACACAAATTCTTGGATGTTTCTGTTCTCTGATAtttgttgaaattatttaatattatttttttggttgtGTTATGTGAGTAGAGCTGGATTCCCTTTTGACCTAATTAATATTCATGATTTCACATTAAAAGCTTCCTTTTCTTATTATACGATCTGCTGCATGTGTTACATTTAAAGCTTGATGTTTTGATGAGTATTGGCATTAAATAGAAGTGGTAGTATCAATATTCGCAACTTTAGGTCATGTCTTTATTTGCATGTGGTTTCTTATCGTGGTAAGAGCGTCTCTGCTTTATTTATTGCAGCGTTTTAGATTGCTAATTTCTGCTTAAAGATATCAggaattcaaaattaaattattcaacattttatattaaatgttttttcttaattctttttttcacaGTTTTAATAAAACTATGTACCGCATtgctttaaaataatatatactgaAATTTTAATCATGGGATTTTATCCTTATATTTCACATTTAGTATTATAAATATTGCAAAATTAAGCTATCGTTGAACAACTGTTAATGAATTAAATAACTACattattgtaataaatttatattaatttatcacataaaaatattaataatatgattaagtagacttaacaattttatatagtaagaataaaaattgtatacaaCATATaatatgtgtatgtgtgtgtgtgcgtgtgtgtgatGTGTTTAGGATGATAGTGTTAGGCTGTGTTCTTTTTTATACATTGATTTGGGCGAGGGTgggagtgtgtgtgtgtgtgatgtgTTTGGGATGATAGTGTTAGGCTGTGTTCTTTTTTATACATTGATTTGGGCGAGGGTGggagtgtgtgtgtgtttgtgtgatgTGTTTGGGATGATAGTGTTAGGCTGTGTTCTTTTTTATACATTGATTTGGGCGAAGGTGGGAGGGATTTGTAGGTGATTTTGGAGTAGATTAGAGAATAAAGTTTGTGATTAAATTAATTgatgtaatatattaaaaaaaattaatagataaaaaagttaGATTACACTAATGTCTTTAATGTTAAAAGTAATAagaaatgatatataaataatttttttttaaaattttattgaatgattgaaattataaaaaaaattatttataaaaaaatgaataatacaatatatttggtatgaaaataaatttaacatttacatattaaatatttacgtaagaaatagtttatttatatagagattttattttatttttaatagtagcgagaataatttagtattttttccTGCATCACCCTCTAATCTTATCATGTATAGCAGAATGACATCTCATAGGAATCATGTTAATCCTCTCTCACCATCTCCCTTTATCATCCTGAAAAAAATACGTAAAATATCTCTTATTCCTTACTTCGTGATCTTTTTGCATAATAAATTTGTGCAAAAAACACAATATTAATGTCTTTGTGTGTGGAAAGACGACCAACTTGTTGATCGTTTGTTTTCATGTATGTTTATTAATTTGGAGGATagtaaaaataaacttttatccATTTACCTTTTAATGCAAAAATCTGAAATAATTTTTGCTTACTAAAACAAACTAACcctaactttattttaaaacaaagtaTGCAATATATACACTTAATTGTATACgatatatacaatatatatatatatatatatatatatatatatatatatatatatatatgtaagtatatatatatatatgtaagtatatatatatatatatatatatatatattaatttagttatttaatttgtatgacataattataatttagttaaatttaatttaattaaaaaaaacggtaacttcatattatttttgtgaCATGTATtgtatttcattaaaataatattcgCATATTTTAGtacatacaattttaattacttgtttTTAGAAATTAACTTCATTtagtttatgtttaaaaaatacaataatcataatttagttaatttattcgtaatttattttatttttccaatttaatatttttattataattaataaattcaattttattttaatataatttccatcatttatattataatttatatcacaTTTCATCATAAAGATAAATTGGTAaacataattttgtatttgttaaaacattttttctaatCTATTACATTCATAGTATCATTTATAAACTTCcataaacttttcatttaaaTCTCTCTATTCATCCCTTATTCTAAACAAccttacaatattttttttatcctctcaatttcatttattcctcaaaattattcttttctGATTTAAACACTACCTTAATGCTTTAAAAAAACATCTAAATATACACATCTAATTAATATagagtttatataaaaaaagacaaaatttaaaattagtttttaaaaaataaaaaattaaaggaaacctcataatattttgtgaataaaaatatatttaatgtttgaataagtgataagtgaccgattaaaacagaaaattaaaaaaaagaaaagaagaaaaagagaataactttattaagaaagaaaaaaggttgGTTTACTagatatttcataattaatcattggcattttttcatattttttaaataaaaataaatcaatatttaaaaaataaatatataataatagtaagttaaaaacaaatatatatatatatatatatatatatatatttcaatcaaataactattattttttatttttcactttattcaTTTCTTTACTAAACgaaaataaatcatatatatttatatataatttgacagtgacataaaaaaagatattattataTGGTTTTATCATTTATGAGTACGTGAGTTGTAAACTGTAATGTCGATTTTCAATTCATGTTTGTGTTATGGTCGGCAACTGAGAGAACCACATACGCGTGTGacagtgagagagagagagagagcagtGTGTCTTTATGTACTTCCAACATCCCACTCTCTCTCACTCCCCactcttcttttctcttctcttctcttcttccaCATCACATATTCTCTCtctactttttcttcttccaccaaTCACCAACACATTCACCTTTCTCTTTATTTACAACAATCTTCTTCTCCTGCTTTCATCAACAGTCACAATCTAACCACCTTCTCTTCTCACATACTTCAAACAACCCTTTTCTCCTCTCTCCATCTCCATCCTTTCTCCTTCCATACCTTCATCTGTTGGCCACTAGAAGAAGACACACCTTATTTCCTTCAAACCTTTTCTCTGGGTTGTCTTTTCTCGTGGAAAGCGaggatatttaatattttgcatTGAGATGTTTAAGGTTATGGAAAACATGGAGAGGGGTTCAGAAAGGTGCTTAGATTCTCAACTGTGGCATGCCTGTGCTGGTGCCATGGTTCAAATGCCACCTCTCAACACAAAAGTCTTTTACTTTCCCCAGGGCCACGCGGAACACGCTCATGGGAAAGTAGATTTTGGCCAAACCCGGGTTCCACCACTCGTCCCTTGCAGACTCTCTGCCATGAAATACATGGCAGACCCTGACACAGATGAGGTGTATGTCAAAATGAGGCTGATCCCTTTGAGGGAACATGAATTGGATttggaggatgattgtttcttggGGAACACTGGAGCGGAGGGTCAAGAGAAACCTCCTACCTCTTTTGCCAAGACACTCACACAATCTGATGCCAACAATGGTGGAGGTTTTTCTGTGCCTCGTTACTGTGCAGAAACCATCTTCCCGAGGTTGGACTATTCAGCCGAGCCTCCAGTTCAGACAATCATCGCCAAGGATATGCATGGACAGTGCTGGAAGTTCAGGCATATCTATAGAGGAACGCCTAGGAGGCATCTTTTGACCACAGGATGGAGCAATTTTGTGAATCAGAAGAGGCTTGTTGCTGGGGACTCCATTGTGTTTCTGAGGGCAGAAAACGGGGATCTTTGTGTTGGGATAAGGAGGGCTAAGAAGGGGATTGGTGGAGGGTCTGAGTTCTCTTCCGGATGGAACCCTCTCTTTGGTGGGGTTTCTGGATTCTTGTGTGGGAGTGAGAACAACATGATGGGTGGTGCAAAAGGCGGTGGTGACGAGATGGTGGGAAGAGTGGCTGCTGAATCTGTTCTTGAGGCCGTAGCTTGTGCTGTCAATGGTAGGCCCTTCGAGGTTGTGTACTATCCAAGGGCTAGTTCCCCTGAGTTTTGTGTTAAGGCTTCTGTTGTGAAGGCTGCAATGCAAATTCAGTGGTGTTCTGGGATGAGATTCAAAATGCCCTTTGAAACTGAGGATTCTTCCAGGATTAGCTGGTTCATGGGCACCATTTCTTCTGTTCAGGTT is a window from the Vigna unguiculata cultivar IT97K-499-35 chromosome 7, ASM411807v1, whole genome shotgun sequence genome containing:
- the LOC114191999 gene encoding auxin response factor 18-like yields the protein MFKVMENMERGSERCLDSQLWHACAGAMVQMPPLNTKVFYFPQGHAEHAHGKVDFGQTRVPPLVPCRLSAMKYMADPDTDEVYVKMRLIPLREHELDLEDDCFLGNTGAEGQEKPPTSFAKTLTQSDANNGGGFSVPRYCAETIFPRLDYSAEPPVQTIIAKDMHGQCWKFRHIYRGTPRRHLLTTGWSNFVNQKRLVAGDSIVFLRAENGDLCVGIRRAKKGIGGGSEFSSGWNPLFGGVSGFLCGSENNMMGGAKGGGDEMVGRVAAESVLEAVACAVNGRPFEVVYYPRASSPEFCVKASVVKAAMQIQWCSGMRFKMPFETEDSSRISWFMGTISSVQVADPIRWPDSPWRLLQVVWDEPDLLQNVKCVNPWLVELVSNMPSFNLSAYSPPRKKQRFLNDPYFQVINQLPMPSFSSNLLNYTNSLCNIENNSSAGIQGARHAQFGLSPSDFPFNKLPADMLLGGFSRLDHATKPVRPPCGTYKNTTSNTTTNKTNVDISCLLTVGNPNPNFKELNATKAPHILLFGKLIHTEQHCSNTSSASTTGNSVSEGNSLKTSNASDGLGSALHQNSPIENNSDGGSPWYKDQHKADLGSDNVNTLCIAL